A single window of Pyrus communis chromosome 10, drPyrComm1.1, whole genome shotgun sequence DNA harbors:
- the LOC137747960 gene encoding E3 ubiquitin-protein ligase PUB23-like, translated as MEDLEMSEKNTRSDHDFAPYHFRCPISMELMKDPITISTGVTYERNNIEKWFFSYKKKTCPATMQSLENFDMIPNLTLKRLIIAWQTEEDAKNVICSISSTPRPSAKHEEIQALLNTIMSSPFKVNSIKKLRSIIEIDDEMKNDFIRSNGVEVLVQILDQILLESSDFTTFRASEEALCILHQLPISGEGKTFKLLSKQESARSMTVMLQRGSTEARLHTITIFEKMVKTEYDWSFVIQDQGIDFFKSLLELVSDEICSKASSCALKVLIEILRASKKNKLRAIEAGAVCVLIELLPDSNRSKCEKMLQVIKSLCECAEGRQALVEHSMGIVAVSKKMLYVSNAATKIGVKIIWLICNFHPTERVLEEMLICGSVKKLLALLQMDSGSSTKDKVVKIFKMHGNSWKRYPCFPWDLKDYLDL; from the coding sequence ATGGAGGATCTTGAGATGTCAGAGAAAAACACACGTTCAGATCACGACTTTGCTCCATACCATTTCAGATGTCCCATTTCTATGGAGCTCATGAAAGACCCCATCACCATCTCCACCGGCGTCACCTATGAACGCAACAACATAGAGAAATGGTTCTTCTCCTACAAGAAGAAAACATGCCCAGCTACAATGCAAAGCCTTGAGAATTTTGACATGATCCCGAACCTCACCCTCAAGAGGCTCATTATTGCATGGCAAACCGAAGAGGATGCGAAAAATGTTATTTGCTCAATATCATCTACACCAAGGCCTTCAGCTAAGCATGAAGAAATTCAAGCGCTCCTCAACACAATCATGTCATCCCCATTCAAGGTAAATTCGATAAAGAAACTTCGTTCCATCATCGAGATAGATGATGAGATGAAAAATGATTTTATTCGATCTAACGGGGTCGAAGTTCTTGTCCAAATTCTTGATCAAATTCTCTTGGAGAGCTCGGATTTCACAACGTTTAGGGCTAGTGAGGAGGCTCTTTGTATTCTTCACCAACTTCCAATATCGGGAGAAGGGAAAACATTTAAATTGTTATCGAAGCAAGAATCAGCCAGATCGATGACTGTCATGCTTCAGCGAGGAAGCACTGAGGCACGGCTCCATACCATTACCATATTCGAGAAGATGGTGAAAACTGAATATGATTGGAGCTTCGTGATACAAGATCAAGGTATAGATTTTTTTAAATCCTTGTTGGAGCTTGTTTCGGATGAAATTTGTAGCAAAGCAAGTTCATGTGCCTTGAAAGTCTTGATAGAAATATTAAGagcatcaaagaaaaacaagttgaGGGCAATTGAAGCAGGCGCAGTTTGTGTCCTTATAGAGCTACTGCCAGACTCCAACCGATCCAAATGTGAAAAAATGTTGCAAGTGATAAAGTCGTTATGTGAATGTGCTGAGGGAAGGCAGGCCTTGGTGGAACATAGTATGGGCATTGTTGCAGTTTCAAAAAAGATGTTGTATGTTTCTAATGCTGCCACCAAGATAGGGGTGAAGATCATATGGTTGATTTGTAACTTTCATCCGACGGAGAGGGTGTTGGAGGAAATGTTGATTTGTGGATCGGTGAAGAAGCTTCTGGCATTGTTGCAGATGGATAGCGGATCTTCTACAAAGGATAAGGTGGTGAAGATCTTCAAGATGCATGGAAATTCATGGAAACGATATCCATGTTTCCCTTGGGATTTGAAGGATTATTTGGATTTGTGA
- the LOC137747048 gene encoding 3-hydroxyisobutyryl-CoA hydrolase 1-like, whose amino-acid sequence MASSTSTPREEDSVLVQKNLFVRTLTLNRPRQLNALNFDMISRLLELFLAYEDDANVKLVIVKGKGRAFCAGGDVAAVVRQINEGNWRLAAHFFQKEFTLNYLLATYSKPQVSILDGIVMGGGAGASIHGIFRVATENSVFAMPETALGLFPDVGASYYLSRLPGFFGEYVGLTGTRLDGAEMLACGLATHFVPSTRLSLLEEALNKVDSSDFANIQAIIDKYSQSPALKKKSAYFRMDIIDKCFSRRTVEEILSALEDEEAKNRADDWLTSTVQALKKASPMSLKISLRSIREGRLQGVGQCLVCEYRMVSHVVKGEVSKDFREGCRALLLDKDKNPKWEPSKLELVTDHMVERYFSKLDDEGWEDLKLPARSNLPVTAIAKL is encoded by the exons ATGGCTTCTTCCACCTCTACTCCGCGCGAAGAAGATTCG GTTTTGGTACAGAAGAATTTGTTTGTGAGGACATTGACATTGAACCGGCCTCGGCAACTGAATGCCCTTAACTTTGATATG ATTTCTCGTCTGTTGGAACTTTTCCTTGCCTATGAGGATGATGCTAATGTCAAGTTGGTAATTGTCAAG GGGAAAGGAAGAGCTTTTTGTGCTGGTGGAGATGTAGCGGCTGTGGTTCGTCAGATTAATGAAG GAAATTGGAGATTAGCTGCTCATTTTTTTCAGAAGGAGTTTACCTTGAATTATTTGCTGGCAACGTACAGCAAACCCCAG GTTTCAATTCTGGACGGAATTGTTATGGGAGGTGGGGCTGGTGCTTCAATACATGGAATATTTCGTGTTGCAACGGAGAATTCG GTTTTTGCAATGCCCGAAACTGCTTTGGGACTTTTTCCGGATGTAGGTGCCTCTTATTACTTGTCCAGACTTCCTGGATTCTTTG GAGAATATGTTGGTCTTACAGGTACCAGATTGGATGGTGCTGAAATGCTTGCTTGTGGTCTTGCTACACATTTTGTTCCATCAACA AGATTGTCTTTGTTAGAAGAAGCTTTAAACAAAGTTGATTCAAGTGATTTTGCCAATATTCAAGCTATTATAGATAAATACTCGCAGAGTCCAGCTCTGAAAAAGAAAAGTGCTTATTTCCG GATGGACATTATAGACAAGTGCTTTTCTAGAAGAACTGTAGAAGAAATTTTATCTGCCCTT GAGGATGAGGAGGCTAAAAACAGGGCGGATGATTGGTTAACTTCAACAGTTCAAGCGCTAAAGAAGGCATCACCAATGAGTTTGAAGATTTCTTTGAGATCA ATTAGAGAAGGAAGGCTTCAGGGAGTTGGTCAGTGCCTTGTTTGTGAATATAGAATGGTTTCGCATGTGGTGAAAGGAGAAGTCAGCAAGGACTTCAGAGAG GGTTGCAGAGCTTTATTGTTGGACAAGGACAAGAACCCAAAG TGGGAGCCTTCTAAATTGGAGCTCGTCACTGACCATATGGTCGAGCGGTACTTCTCTAAGTTGGACGATGAAGGATGGGAAGATTTAAAGCTCCCTGCAAGATCAAACTTGCCTGTAACTGCCATTGCCAAGCTTTAA